The nucleotide sequence ACGATCACCACCTGCTATGCCTCAGTACGTCCCCATGTCTGGCGTCAGCGTTCCTCCGAGCTATACTCCTCGACCAGCTCAGCAACAGTCACCTGCCTTGTCGAATCCCTACCAACCTCCGGCTGCGGCTCCAATCCCGCCTCAAACTCCGACCTCCACCCACTCGTCGCAGATGAttcctcctccaactcccCCGGTCCCCCAGGAGACTGAGCCAGTTGCTCCCACTCCTGCTGCGCCTGTCGAGCCTGCCGAGCCGACCAGGGTGCCTTCGCCCCCTCCCGCTCCCAAAGAACCCTTCCGTGCACCTGTAAGTTGATGGACCGATAGCAGAATCTTACTCAAACTGACCCTATCAGCTACCATGGTCATCTCACCCCGATTTCAAGTTCCCTGCTAGAGCCACAAAGTCGAGAGGACGGAGAAGGCATCTCAATGCTGACAGCGAAGCTTTATCTTTACCAGTTGAACAGCAACAAGCGGCCACAGAGCATGCCAATGCTCCCGAAGCTAATGCCACCGAGCAGTCGGTGGCTGTTCTCACATCCGCTTCCTCGGCTGCCCCCTCTGAGACGGCCGAAGCAAAGGCTGCCGATTCTCCCGTCTCTCCTGTCCAGCAACGATCTCGCACCAACACTGCTACCAGCGCTACCTCGACTGCGACGAATCGCCCTGTTGCTCGTTCCTCCACCGTCCCTGCCCCAGCTATTCCTTCTCTCCCTAAGGCCAGTCCTAAGGAGGCCAAGCCAGTGCGTGCTGAAAAGCCGGCAAACGGCGATATAGCCCCTGAGACTGCTCATGAGACGTCGACGGAAGCTGAGGCCCTCGAGAAGGAAGCCCCTGAGAAGCCTGCTGAACCTGCCCCTGCCGTTAAAGCTGCACCTGCAAACTGGGCGGACCTTTTGAGGaagcctgctgctgctactgctCCTGGAAAAGCGAATGCGGTTAATGGTACTGCCTCTCCTAGTACTCCGGTCAATGGCCATAGTACTGatggtgctgctggagccACCAACGGCTCTGCCTCCAGCTTCTCTAAAGCCAACGCAAGCTCTGTTGCGGAGGCTATTCACTCGTTCCACGTTGGTCTCGCCGACCAAGTTGCTTTTCTCGAGCCTCGCGGCCTGATCAACACCGGGAACATGTGTTATATGAACTCTGTAGGTCTCGATGCCTTCTTTGGTCACACTATTAAGCTGACCAATGCCAGGTATTGCAAGTTTTGATGTTTTGTCTTCCCTTCTATGATTTCCTCAGCCAGATCAGCAAGCGTGCTGTTCACAGCTTTAAGAGTGATACTCCTCTGATCGATGCTATGTAAGTTGTGCATCCATGCTAAGTTCTTTGACTCAAAACACTGACAGACTTTTGCAAGGATTATGTTTATGCATGAattcaagaccatcaagtcTGCTGCTGGCATTGAATCTCTGCGAACTACTCTCAAGAATGAGGAATTGGAGCGCTATGGTGATCCTTTCACCCCTGAATTCGTTTACGAAGCTATCAGGCAGCTTCCAAGATTCGCCAGTATGAGGGTATGTTGTTGGCCGCTTACAATGTTCAcgaacttttactaactggTTATAGCGAGGTCATCAGCAAGATGCTGAGGAattccttggcttcctgTTGCAGTCTCTTGATGACGAGTGTACTTCAGTCCTCAAGAACTCCGCACTACCTGACCAAGAACGTAGGGCCAGTTCTGGgtctggtgctggtggtgaaGATTGGCTCGAAGTTGGCAGAAAGCAAAAGGCCGCCGTTTCTCGATCCTCTGGGCCTAACTCTTTCAGCCCCATCTCAAGGATTTTTGGTGGTTCATTAAGGTCAGAGTTCCGTGTACCAGGCTTGAAGGACTCTATCACCACTGAGCCTTATCAGCCCCTTCAGCTGGATATTGGATCTCCTGACGTGCGAAATGTTGTAGACGCTCTACGGGGTCTTACTCGTCCAGAGCGTCTCCAGGGAGACTTCAACTCACCTCGTGGCAAGGATGTCACGGCCACTAAGCAAGTTTTCATTGACACACTGCCTCCCGTCCTCATACTGCATCTCAAGCGCTTCCAGTTTGATGCAGAAGGTAATGGGACCGTCAAAATTTGGAAGAAGATCGGTTACCCCTTGGAGCTTGAGATACCTCGTGAAGCCTTGTCGCGGCAGAAACGCCAGGCGTACGGTGACGACGGCATGCCCAAGTACAGGTTGATCAGCGTTGTATACCACCATGGGAAGAACGCCAGTGGTGGACATTATACCGTTGATGTTCGACGTCAAGAAGGACGCGAGTGGATTCGCATCGACGACACCGTCATCCGCAGGGTCCGAAGTGAAGATGTTGCCGAGGgcggcgaggaggaagagatcaaAGACAACCGCAAGGACGGTCTTTCATCTGGTTCTGCCGGAAACCGGTTCGGAGCTGTTCTCGATGAGGATGCTGGAGACGATGACGGCTGGAGTAAGGTCACAAGCCCTGCCGGAGGAGCGAAGAAATGGAGCAGCGTTGCCAATGGTACTAGTAACGGCAGTACCAAGGCCAAGCAGGTCAAGGACAACATCAAGGATAACAAGGTTGCCTACCTGCTCTTCTACCAGCGAGTGTAAGGAGTTAATCACCTTTACCTATTCACTATCTATCACACTCACTATGCCGCCATGTTGAGCATTGATCATGGAGGGCGTTATGTTACGACTTAACACGAGCTTAACGGCCATATTTGGATTGGAAAAGCAGCATTTTCAGACGGAGTCGCTTGTTGGGAGGTGGAAAAACTAGGGAAAAGCTGCATGTCGTCAGTATCCAGCTTGATGCTCGGCGTATGGCGTCGAGGAAGGGATACCTAAGGATTGGACTGGAAAAGAAGAGGCGCTGGTGGCATGATGCCTGTGAAGGGCTGATCATCCAGCGTATATGGGATCCGTGTAAGAAGCTTGGGACCTCTGGATGAAGCGGTATCTCAGCATCTTCTGTTAGAGTTGCTTGGACAGCGACACAAGAGCTGCCTGGAGATGAACTTCTCGCGAGGTCATTCTCAGCGGATACATTGTAAATTACAAAATTGTGCATGAGAcaagttttataaaatattcaCATGCGTACAATGAATTTTAGGGACATGACGATCTGTGCAAAatgagtcaagtcaagtcaagtcagacGACGTCTATACATAGGATACACGGGAACTGTCTAGTCCGTTGAGGTGTGGCCACCATTCTTCTAGGAGGCGCCAATTCCCTCTCAACCACCGTCCTGCTACTATCAACCTCTCCTTTCTGATCTCCCAGCCCGAGATCTAAAAATGATTTAGTGCTTTCGGACGACGGCGATGGAGTCGAGctcgttcttctcggccttctcaGAGGCGACCTCCTCCATCAGGGGCTGGAGGTAAGGCTTGTCCTGTAGAGCGTGATGAGTTAGTCGATGATATTCTGTCCATTCGTGATATCTCGGGATCGTGAACTCTTGTTTGCCGAAGAGGGCCCGGGCAGAGAGATTCGATCGCAGGGTGTCGTCATTCATACCATAGCGGTGGTGATCCACTGGTCCTTGGGGAGAAGCTTGTGCTGGTAACTGCACTGAACAGCACGTCGGATGCGGTAAATGCGCTCGTAAGACTCGACATTGGAGAGACGCTTGAGGGCCTTCTGGGCAACCTcgttctcctcctcgagaagatcatcatATCTATATCAACCAATTAAAAACTCCGTTCAGCCAAAAATGTCCGCAAGTATCGCCAATTTCAACATTTCGAGGTCCAATTGGCGTTCGCAGGGAGGGGAGATCGCATACTTGAGGCCCAGCTGGCGGTAACCGGCGGCGTTGACGTACCAGGTAGCGGCGGGCTTGAAGAGGCGGGCGAGCCACGGCCTGCGGAGGATGAAGGGGGCGAGCGAGTACTTCATTTTGGAGGAGGATCGATTGACACGTTCCGAGGCTGGGGGTTGGAATTCGtggttgtcgtcgtcgtcgtttcGTCGGAAATGGCGCGAATTGGGGATGGGCTGAGCGAGCAATTGCAAAACTTCCTGGGAGAGCTCGGGACGTCACGTGGTCTTGATGACCATTCCTTTGTCGTTCTCTGGCTGGCTTACAAGGTTCCGATCGGGCAGAAGGAccccaaaaaaaaaactatgaCTAAGGATACATGTGGCGTTTGAGATTAGATTGTGATTTGTGGCACAGGGTGTGGCGGGTGAGCACATGGCTTTGAGAATGACGATGTGGGGGTCCTTTGGAATGACCCTGTCCCGTGGGAAACCGGTTCGGGATGAAACGGTCAATCTGATTGAACATGTGTAAATGAAGCATGAGTTTGTGACTGTCAGTGTCTTTCATGTTAGCTAAACACTTGGTATCCCGTATAGAATATGTAGTCACACTCATCTCATGCCTCGGATAATATCCTCTGCACCTCAAGCCTCGGAATACAACCGCCAACGTCGTCATCCCACGTCGAGCAAGGGTTCAAGATCAGTATCGGAGCTTGTCCTCGAGAGATACCGGGCTTTGCACAGAACTTGCAGCTGCCAATGCTCGTGCTCTCATACCATATGCAATCGTGTTGCCCTTCCCATTTGTGTATATCCCTCTTGCACATAAAACTACACATTTTACTCTAGTGTCTGTTAGTTCAAACTGCGTCATTTTCATTTCGACTGTGAAGGCTGAAGCTATCTATTGTCTCCGCTAATACCGGCTTGCAGCGGTGCAAAAAAAAGATGACAAGACCGGATTAGAAGAGAAATTCTGCAAGATAACCAATATGATAGCGTTTTGTGCCCTGGAATTATAGTTCGGTATTTTGTTGAACAAGCATTCAGCGGACTCCATATCAACAAAAAAACACAGAAACAAACCCTGCAGGTGCTGTTGTGGTCCAGTTATAGTGGGTTGTGGTGCACCTAGGGCGCCCTCCAGTTGATCAACCGCCTGCCCCGTCCAGTGCAGGCCCTGTCGTTCCCTCCGCCGTCGCCCGCGCTCCATCCGCTCCGTTTCGCCTTCGGGGAAACTTGATTCTTCTTTCCCTCTACTTCCACTCACTTATTCTAACTTCATAcaactcttttctctctATCATCCCAACCTCTTTTTTCGTCCTTTTTCCGCCCTCACTCTCAGTTTCAGCTCCCAACTCCCACTGGTTTCTCTGGTCCCCAGGCTATCGCTTTTTTCGAGTTTATAAGTCAATGGCCGGCGCCATTCGCTGAGTGGGAAGCGGTCGGTCACGGCGCGTGGGAGCGTTCCCCCGCAGTACCTTCGTACCGGCTGCGAGgttccaacagcagcagacgTCAGTTCCTCTCAACAGGCGGAACTTTTTGATTTTTTGGGGGGCGGAATCGGCTTGGGACATTGAGGGATCACTTTGATAGTGGATTACTAGGTTGCGAACAATCCACGGCCCGTAGGACTTGTCGTAGGGTTGATCCCGGCTCCCGAAATACATCAACTTGACGTCTGCGCCGGACCGGGGGACAAAGATATATCGTGTCGAGATATCTGTGGACGAGCGCCCGGGATAGTCTACACGATTGAGCGATAACGGCAGATAATAGCTCTGCCACATTTCATTCTCGAGTCCATATCGCACGCATCGAGTTATCAAAAATACGGCCAGTGACAGACAAATCTTGACGTTGGACGACTGGGATGTCGTCAACTGACCAAGTCCCTCCCGAAGCTGCCCGGTCGCCGTCTTCAGACTATGCTGCATCATCCTACGGTTACGCATCCTCTAACGCTCCAATGTACTCCACGACGGTCACCCCCTTACACCGATGGGCACTCAACGCCTCAGATACCCAGTTCAACGCTGTCGCTGGCGCAGTGGGCGGTTTCACATCAGGTGTCGTGACATGCCCTCTCGACGTCATCAAGACCAAACTACAGGCGCAGGGTGGCTACGCCGCCTTGAATAAGGGACGACATGTTGGCCACCCCAAGTTGTACAACGGTCTCGTTGGTTCAGCAAAGGTCATATGGAGAGAGGAAGGGATCAGAGGCCTCTACCGCGGTCTGGGGCCTATTGTAATGGGCTACTTGCCAACATGGGCTGTGTGGTTTACTGTTTATAACAAGAGCAAGGTGTATATATCACAATATTCAGGTAAGTGCGCTTGGTCCAATGGTGAGGGTGGCATATTAACCTTGTTTTCACCAAACAGACAACAGTCACATAGTCAACTTCTGGTCGTCTATCGTAGCAGGCGCCAGCAGTACAATCGTCACCAACCCGATATGGGTCATCAAAACTCGG is from Fusarium musae strain F31 chromosome 4, whole genome shotgun sequence and encodes:
- a CDS encoding hypothetical protein (EggNog:ENOG41~MEROPS:MER0005436~BUSCO:EOG09260V8Q) is translated as MSNRHLPAGQNIQGGAHGADMVGGPGAPRRRQPPPYVPYQQHHQHMNAMYPNYMPYNQPYYGYQPHYQGQHYQNAQYPNTQYQGGQYQGGQYQAGQYQNGQYPVAQYQNAGMHSPGYVPYQTFARSPPAMPQYVPMSGVSVPPSYTPRPAQQQSPALSNPYQPPAAAPIPPQTPTSTHSSQMIPPPTPPVPQETEPVAPTPAAPVEPAEPTRVPSPPPAPKEPFRAPLPWSSHPDFKFPARATKSRGRRRHLNADSEALSLPVEQQQAATEHANAPEANATEQSVAVLTSASSAAPSETAEAKAADSPVSPVQQRSRTNTATSATSTATNRPVARSSTVPAPAIPSLPKASPKEAKPVRAEKPANGDIAPETAHETSTEAEALEKEAPEKPAEPAPAVKAAPANWADLLRKPAAATAPGKANAVNGTASPSTPVNGHSTDGAAGATNGSASSFSKANASSVAEAIHSFHVGLADQVAFLEPRGLINTGNMCYMNSVLQVLMFCLPFYDFLSQISKRAVHSFKSDTPLIDAMIMFMHEFKTIKSAAGIESLRTTLKNEELERYGDPFTPEFVYEAIRQLPRFASMRRGHQQDAEEFLGFLLQSLDDECTSVLKNSALPDQERRASSGSGAGGEDWLEVGRKQKAAVSRSSGPNSFSPISRIFGGSLRSEFRVPGLKDSITTEPYQPLQLDIGSPDVRNVVDALRGLTRPERLQGDFNSPRGKDVTATKQVFIDTLPPVLILHLKRFQFDAEGNGTVKIWKKIGYPLELEIPREALSRQKRQAYGDDGMPKYRLISVVYHHGKNASGGHYTVDVRRQEGREWIRIDDTVIRRVRSEDVAEGGEEEEIKDNRKDGLSSGSAGNRFGAVLDEDAGDDDGWSKVTSPAGGAKKWSSVANGTSNGSTKAKQVKDNIKDNKVAYLLFYQRV
- a CDS encoding hypothetical protein (EggNog:ENOG41~BUSCO:EOG09265G9U); this encodes MKYSLAPFILRRPWLARLFKPAATWYVNAAGYRQLGLKYDDLLEEENEVAQKALKRLSNVESYERIYRIRRAVQCSYQHKLLPKDQWITTAMDKPYLQPLMEEVASEKAEKNELDSIAVVRKH